From Deltaproteobacteria bacterium, one genomic window encodes:
- the dksA gene encoding RNA polymerase-binding protein DksA translates to MNKKELKRFKEILLGRQKEILQAAEATKEKGIGFSTDDLPDEVDLASSESDQSMNLRLRDRERVLYQKIEKALQKIEAGEYGVCERCGEDIDLRRLEARPVTDLCIRCKEEEERFERTMAE, encoded by the coding sequence ATGAACAAAAAAGAACTCAAGCGTTTTAAGGAAATTCTGTTAGGACGTCAAAAGGAGATTTTGCAGGCGGCCGAAGCGACGAAAGAAAAAGGGATCGGTTTCTCCACGGATGATCTCCCTGATGAGGTCGATCTGGCAAGCTCCGAATCGGATCAGTCGATGAATTTGAGACTTCGGGATCGTGAGCGCGTTCTTTACCAAAAAATCGAAAAAGCGCTTCAGAAGATTGAGGCGGGGGAGTACGGGGTTTGTGAGCGGTGTGGAGAGGATATCGATCTTCGCCGACTTGAAGCACGTCCAGTCACAGATCTTTGTATTCGGTGCAAAGAAGAAGAGGAGCGCTTTGAGCGAACGATGGCTGAGTAG